The following DNA comes from Alosa alosa isolate M-15738 ecotype Scorff River chromosome 13, AALO_Geno_1.1, whole genome shotgun sequence.
CACTCACTGctaatgagtaggctacatgcACCCTATGTGAACACAAAGTAATGGGAAGCATTGTTTTATGTGTGCAGACCGTGgagtgtacagtaggctacatttgtgCTATGCTACGCTGGAGTCCGGCGGCTCTGCATACTGCGCCATAAACAGAGGTGCCAAAACAACTCCAGCCAGAGAGTAGTAAAGTAAGGAATGAATAAATGCCCATTTGATGGGCAAATGAAACCACAATCACGGCGGGCACCATGAAAACTACTGGCCCACGTTGCCAGTTTAGTCAGAAACGGTTCATCAATCAGGGGGTTCGAGTGAGAGACTCGAGCACTTATGAGATTCAGAGCAAACGTTACGTGGCTTGTTTCGGTTCTCCCTGACAGAACTCTATGTCAATTTAAATCCATTCACTGTTTGGAAACAGAGCAGAGCTTTGGTCCAGGAAAAAACAACTAGGCTACATTAATAACATCTTGTTACACAAAATCAAAACCTTCGACTGATAACATAAATCAGACATGAATATAACATTAAGCTTGCCATTTTAAATCCACTTAAACATCAGGGTGAATTTGACCTATTTGGCAGCTGCGCAGCACCCCGCGACTGTGATTTACAAGGGTCATGGAAAACTGGTTATAACGGGAGCCCATTCAGTGACTGAAGCTTAAGGCTTTGCGATTTTCGGCCATTGCGTCGGTGTTGCGGAGGCTCTGTGCTGCGCTGAGCCCGAAGTTTCCTGTCCTTGTGCCAGCGCTTCCTATGGACTGCAGAGCTGCAGATGGTTCACTTTAGCCTTCCCACCATCCTGCAGCAGGGCTATAGCAACACATGATGTCATCTGCCTCCCGGTGGCCAGAtcctcccctcccaccccccaaccACCCCACTGACTCACGTGTGCACAAAAACCAGTTCAGAACAATAGGACCGTATGTGCATAGAGACATGCAGACTGGCTTTAAAGCTACAccttggtatgtgtgtgtgtctgtgctgaatGTAAGCGTGGATCTTTAAGCCGGTGTGTATTAAGCACAGCGCAGGCAAAACCgccgcccctcccccactctccctctcccttgctctctctctctgtctctctctccctttcccttgctctctccctcgctcgctcgctcacacacatttCTAGGCCGAACAATCGCTTTACATGGCTGAGCTCACGTGCCCGCTGTCTCTGCAGAGCTGAGCAGTGCTGTTGAGCCCCCTAGTGGTGACTGCGGAGCCTGCTGGAGATTAGTTACACAGTGGACCCACTGACCCCGTTTCAGACATGCATGCTAATACTTACAGGCTGGCTTTGCTTGAGTGCATATGAAAGGTGTTTTGGAATGATACGTTGGTTACTGCTTGTTAGCTTGTTTCATGGCCTGAATTACAACCTAGAGAGGTTAAATCACTCCAGCTAGAAGGGTGATATCACACAATAATAAATAGTATAGATAGTGCACTAGAAATAAATTGACTAGAGAGGCTAGAAAAGTTTACTTCAGTTAAAAAGGTTGTatcataaaataataaataaaataggaaATAAATGTACTAATTATATCTGGATATGATCTAGCAGGCAGTAACCAACTTTACCTTCTTCATATGCTTCCAGGTTTGGAATTATAATGCTCATTTGTGTTTCTGGTCTCCAAAGGTTTCTAGAATAAATGGAGCATTGCGGGAATCTTCCACCAGCACGCGGAAGGCAAAACATCCCCTCCCCCCGCCTCCGCCGCCACCACCGCCGACCAAAGCTGTGAAGTACCCCAAGGGCCACGTCACCTACACCAAAGCGAGGTTGCTCAAGGAGGCCAAGCTCAACCCGGGCGCCCGCACCAGCCAGTCGGCCACCTCACGCACCAACAGCCACAGCCACGCCAGCAACACCAGCCAGCCCCCCCACAAAATCAACTCAGGAAAAGCCAGACAGAGCAGCCAGGTCAAGACCGTCCGAGCGGCGCTACCCCCCAAGGCCGACGGCTGCTCGCGGCTCAATGGCAGGAGCAGCGGCAGAGGCGAGGCAGCCGGGGAGACACGCCAGATGCCGCGTCAGCCACCGCCGCCGCGGCGTAACGGACTCAGGCAGTCAAAGAGACAGCTGGAGGCGGCCGGGGGAGGCACTAGCCCGGCCAGGAACAGTCCAGAGGTGGGCATCAAAAAGGTCAAAGTGCAGGTGGTGTCTCCGGAGACAAGCTGCAAGAAGGCTGACGCTGTTCCAGCCGAGCCACACGTGCCGGAGAAGGTTGCCGCAGAGACAGCTGTGGAGACAGCCGCAGAGACGGCATTGGCCGTGCCCAGCAACGGCGACGCGTCGGCGGCGGGCAGCCAGCAGACGGCGGCCTCCCAGAGGCCCAAGCGGGTGTCGGCCGGGCGGCTGATGTTTACCCGCCAGGCTCAGCCCAGGCCACCGCCTCCGCCACTGCCACCCTTCCAGCCGCCGCAGCCCAAAACTGCCCCGACGCCACCAGCACTGCCGCCGCCCGCCGAGCCCCCGAAACCGGCCGAGCCCAAAGCGGCCCGCGAGAGGGAGCGGGGCAAGCGAGGCGCTGGCACGGGCACCAGGACAGGGGCGGACGCAGGGGCGGGCACCAGGACAGGGGCGGACGCAGGGGCGGGCACAGGGACAGGGACGGGGGCGGACGCAGGGCCGAGGCAAGGGCCATTCGAAGGCGTGACGGACGTGCCGGTGTTCGAGCCGTCGGCGCAGGAGTTCCAGGACCCGCTGGCGTTTGTGGCGCGCGTGCGGGAGCGGGCTGAGCCGTTCGGACTGTGCCGGATGGTGCCGCCCCCCTGCTGGCGGCCCGAGTGCAAGCTGAAGGACGAGATGCGCTTCGTCACGCAGGTGCAGCACGTGCACAAGCTCGGACGCCGCTGGGGCCCCAACGTCCAGCGGCTGGCCTGCATACGCAAACACCTCCGCACACAGGCCATCTCCCTGGACGAGCCCCCACTCATCGGTATGTGGCCAACTGTGTGAAAATGTACAGTATCTGTATgggggtgtacatgtgtgattATTTAGACAGTATTGGAATGTATGGATGCAAGTATGAGGCTCTTTATGTAAAAATGGAATATTGTGTGAAAGGTTTTGTTGTTTCTGTTGTGTCTTAATGCACCTGGGGCTGGCAGCTCAGTAATCACACtgagacatttgaaatgctgGATGACTGAGAAAACATACTGTAATACTTTACCCTCCAGACATTCAACAGTCATTAGAGCTTCAGCTAATAATGATAGACATGATCGTGTTCAAACTTGTCATTATGACACATTGATTTAGAACAGTGGTGTTGCTGTCTtgcagtttgagtgtgtgtgtcttgctgtAAGTGCTTGTCAAGATGGtggaggagagtgtgtttgtgttgcttgaGAGAGTGACCAGCTAAATCAGGATTACGCCGAGTCCGCCAAGAGGCTGCCTTTGATGAGATTACGCAGGGATAGAAACTGTCGCcctgctcacacatacacacacacgcaaacacaccacacacacacacactcacacacacatacacacacatacacagatcacacacacacagacacacatgcatacacacacacacagagaccacacacacaccacctccaccccgccacccccacacacacacacacacaccctgtcccacacacaccctggctgAAGTGGGGAAGGTTGAGAGCCACGGCAGGCTAGCATGCCAGCTCTGGCCCGGCGGGCACCAGGCGTCTTGAGAGCCGCGAGCAAGATGAAAGGGCGCCGCCCGCGTCAGGCTGGGCCCACGCTGGCATCGTGACGGGCCGCCAAGAAAGCCTGTGACAAATGGGGAATGTCGGGGTGTGGGCAGTGGCCGCAGGGGGGAGGGGATGAAGGTGGAGCTAAAGagattttcagtgtgtgtgtgtgtgtttgtgtgtgtgtgtgtgtgggggagagagagatgagcgagagagtgagaaaaagagtgaaatagagagggagaggattaACCATCCCCTACagtttcaacaacaacaacaacaacagtagtaatcacacacacaagtaaacatCCCATGTTTTATTCACGCACCCTCCCTTGTACAAGATTTATATTTAAGCTCTGTACCTCCTCTCAtttctgtgcatttgtgtgtgtgtgtgtgtgtgtgtgtgtgtgtgtgtgtgtgtgtgtgtgtgtgtgtgtgtgtagggggctgCGAACTGGACCTTGCTCGCTTCTTCCAGCTCATCAACGACATGGGCGGCATGCAGCAGGTGAGCGACCTGAAGAAGTGGAGCCGCCTGGCCGACCTGCTGGGCATCCCCAAGTCAGCGCAGGACCGCCTGGCCAAGCTGCAGGAGGCCTACTGCCAGTACCTGCTCTCCTACGACTCGCTGCCCGCTGCCGAGCGCGCCCGCCTGGAGCGCGAGGTCCTCGCCGACAAGGAGCAGCTCGAGAGGCACAAGGGGCCTCTGGAGGGCCAGGCTGACCACTCCCAGcaggccctgctgctgctgccgcgcaGCGAGCCCAAGAACGGCCTGCTCAATGGCGTGCTGCACCCGAACGGCGCGCACCACCACCAGGGCAGgctgagggagctgcagctggaCACGGGCGGGAAGGCCGGCGGCGCCAGCGGCACCAGCAACGGCAGCAGTAGCCGGCGGAGGACGGCGTcacaggagaagagagcaggaggaggaggtgaagaggaggagacagagcaaCAGGGTGGTGTACTGAGTGACCAACATAAGTGCGTCTATAGGGTATGTGCACTCGTAAACAATGGAATAGAGGAATCCTTTTAATGCCAAAATAACCAGAAGTCTTTAAATGTCcttgaaagaaaagaagaaaaaaaaacatgagtgACATGAGACAACATACatactacacatacatactatacCATGCACaacaataaacacaaacaacaacaatgcaacAATCAGATTTGAAGAGACAAAAGGGTGCATTAAAAATGACTGATTGCTGAAGAGCACTTAACACATAATTGGCAGCCGGAGGGTAAATGCACTGGACTGGTCAGTGGGGATGGGTGGGCTCATGGCCAGTCTGCGCTGCCCTCCTGACtggggatagagagagtaagctggagctggagatggaggtggTGCAGGGTGCCACCAGTCTTGCAGAGACAAGTCTGTCTCCAGGGCATATTTTCTCATGGGATTATTGCCCAGggcactcaggcacacacatacacacacacacacacacacacacacacacgcacagacacacacacgcacagacacacacagacacagacacacacacacacacacacaccacacatacacaccacacacacagaccacacacaggATTAAGTTGATATGTCTTCACTGCACTGGAAATAAGTTGCGATGAAAGCATTGGCAAATTAGCCTGATGCACCTCAAATAAGTCCTGTTAGTTAAATACAAAATCACAATTTTCTATGTATTCATTTctgaaaactgtttttttttttctctcagggGAAATCCATGTCCCTCACAACATTCTTCAGGACAGCAAGGAACACCATGAACATGTGCTTCAGCAAGGAACCTGACGCAGCGGAGGTAGAGGTCAGTAAGTGATCAGCCACACTTGGAGCGTCCCTGATGGATCATTAACCTCCTCTGTCTTTTCACTCCGTCTGGGATGTACTCAGAGGGATTGCACGTCATtcttaatctgtgtgtgtgtgtgtgtgtgtgtgtgtgtttgtgtgtgtgtgtgtgtgtgtgtgtgtgtgtaggaggaatACTGGAGGATCGTGGAGGAAAGGGAAAGCCATGTTGCGGTGCATTGTGGGAG
Coding sequences within:
- the jarid2a gene encoding protein Jumonji isoform X2; amino-acid sequence: MSRERPKRNIIQKKFDDNDGIPWSEERVVRRVLYLSLKEFKREQKSKVLGKEGHGKGGINGVLANGHLSGSSSRSTASKGFTGSSKADRSRRLAPSHDGVSESSEEGPVRKRPRLQAQRKFAQSQPNSPTSTPVKMVETMPPSPVPPLSELSKRRPKTEDFLTFLCLRGSSALPSSMVYFGTAQEDADVEEDDEEGDQETEAAGSEASTSCQSTPRKHKSPGKPTANGHVFSGQAKAAGVKEVSLRSRGKETPQARDRSQREQRSDHGAPARASTTHNLRPSRAVQERPLQVSRINGALRESSTSTRKAKHPLPPPPPPPPPTKAVKYPKGHVTYTKARLLKEAKLNPGARTSQSATSRTNSHSHASNTSQPPHKINSGKARQSSQVKTVRAALPPKADGCSRLNGRSSGRGEAAGETRQMPRQPPPPRRNGLRQSKRQLEAAGGGTSPARNSPEVGIKKVKVQVVSPETSCKKADAVPAEPHVPEKVAAETAVETAAETALAVPSNGDASAAGSQQTAASQRPKRVSAGRLMFTRQAQPRPPPPPLPPFQPPQPKTAPTPPALPPPAEPPKPAEPKAARERERGKRGAGTGTRTGADAGAGTRTGADAGAGTGTGTGADAGPRQGPFEGVTDVPVFEPSAQEFQDPLAFVARVRERAEPFGLCRMVPPPCWRPECKLKDEMRFVTQVQHVHKLGRRWGPNVQRLACIRKHLRTQAISLDEPPLIGGCELDLARFFQLINDMGGMQQVSDLKKWSRLADLLGIPKSAQDRLAKLQEAYCQYLLSYDSLPAAERARLEREVLADKEQLERHKGPLEGQADHSQQALLLLPRSEPKNGLLNGVLHPNGAHHHQGRLRELQLDTGGKAGGASGTSNGSSSRRRTASQEKRAGGGGEEEETEQQGGVLSDQHKCVYRGKSMSLTTFFRTARNTMNMCFSKEPDAAEVEEEYWRIVEERESHVAVHCGRIDTKTHGSGFPMGKSEPFSKHGWNLTVLPNNSGSILRHLGAVSGVTIPWLNIGMVFSTSCWSRDQNRLPYIDYLHTGADCIWYCIPAEEKTKLDKVVHTLLQANGTPGLEMLEKGIMISPEVLCREGIRVHRTVQKSGQFMICFPGTFMAKVCCGYSVSETVHFATAQWMTMGHEAAKELKRRRMEEPFSTERLLYKMGMFESRRENKHLQSTISSLLRDLRDTEISQRQDLFKAGLRSSARYRTLDSSQPPTEGRKKPSARLAEDTSDRRCQTCQHLCYLSMVVQESDNVVFCLECTLHLVQKRRSSRGLKMMYRYDEEQMNSLLSRVSGRVQERSSERRRAEPQAQAPPPCPTPAQRSPRAARRSTQTPKHTASPQM
- the jarid2a gene encoding protein Jumonji isoform X1, whose protein sequence is MSRERPKRNIIQKKFDDNDGIPWSEERVVRRVLYLSLKEFKREQKSKVLGKEGHGKGGINGVLANGHLSGSSSRSTASKGFTGSSKADRSRRLAPSHDGVSESSEEGPVRKRPRLQAQRKFAQSQPNSPTSTPVKMVETMPPSPVPPLSELSKRRPKTEDFLTFLCLRGSSALPSSMVYFGTAQEDADVEEDDEEGDQETEAAGSEASTSCQSTPRKHKSPGKPTANGHGIFSGQAKAAGVKEVSLRSRGKETPQARDRSQREQRSDHGAPARASTTHNLRPSRAVQERPLQVSRINGALRESSTSTRKAKHPLPPPPPPPPPTKAVKYPKGHVTYTKARLLKEAKLNPGARTSQSATSRTNSHSHASNTSQPPHKINSGKARQSSQVKTVRAALPPKADGCSRLNGRSSGRGEAAGETRQMPRQPPPPRRNGLRQSKRQLEAAGGGTSPARNSPEVGIKKVKVQVVSPETSCKKADAVPAEPHVPEKVAAETAVETAAETALAVPSNGDASAAGSQQTAASQRPKRVSAGRLMFTRQAQPRPPPPPLPPFQPPQPKTAPTPPALPPPAEPPKPAEPKAARERERGKRGAGTGTRTGADAGAGTRTGADAGAGTGTGTGADAGPRQGPFEGVTDVPVFEPSAQEFQDPLAFVARVRERAEPFGLCRMVPPPCWRPECKLKDEMRFVTQVQHVHKLGRRWGPNVQRLACIRKHLRTQAISLDEPPLIGGCELDLARFFQLINDMGGMQQVSDLKKWSRLADLLGIPKSAQDRLAKLQEAYCQYLLSYDSLPAAERARLEREVLADKEQLERHKGPLEGQADHSQQALLLLPRSEPKNGLLNGVLHPNGAHHHQGRLRELQLDTGGKAGGASGTSNGSSSRRRTASQEKRAGGGGEEEETEQQGGVLSDQHKCVYRGKSMSLTTFFRTARNTMNMCFSKEPDAAEVEEEYWRIVEERESHVAVHCGRIDTKTHGSGFPMGKSEPFSKHGWNLTVLPNNSGSILRHLGAVSGVTIPWLNIGMVFSTSCWSRDQNRLPYIDYLHTGADCIWYCIPAEEKTKLDKVVHTLLQANGTPGLEMLEKGIMISPEVLCREGIRVHRTVQKSGQFMICFPGTFMAKVCCGYSVSETVHFATAQWMTMGHEAAKELKRRRMEEPFSTERLLYKMGMFESRRENKHLQSTISSLLRDLRDTEISQRQDLFKAGLRSSARYRTLDSSQPPTEGRKKPSARLAEDTSDRRCQTCQHLCYLSMVVQESDNVVFCLECTLHLVQKRRSSRGLKMMYRYDEEQMNSLLSRVSGRVQERSSERRRAEPQAQAPPPCPTPAQRSPRAARRSTQTPKHTASPQM